The genomic window AAGGCCCGGCAGGTCGGCGACGCGCTGGGAATCGACGTCAGCGTGCGGGCCAAGCAGGATCCCATCGCTGTTGAAACTCGGTTTCTGGCTCAACTTTTCGTGCAGGATGCGGTCGAAGTGTCCCCGCACAGGGGCGTGCCCCGTGGCTCGCGAGCCGACAGCTGCAGCAGGCCAACCGTCGGGGGGCGGAGCCTGCAGCAGTGGCTGTCGGACTGCCCGGGGCTTTGCACGTTACAGTCCGGCCGCCTGGGCCAGTGATGCCCGCTCGCCCTCACCCAGGTGAAGGCTGGCCAGCAGTTCATCGTCGGCCAGCAGACGCCGCACCCATGCCGCGTCGGCAGCGAATGCCGCTCGGCAGAGGGCCCGTTCAGGGTGGTCGCTCTCGGGGCCGCTGACTGTCAGGTCCCACGCGTTGTCGGGATCGGTCGGTGCGCAAAGGGCGGCGGCTACAAGCACGAGCCCGAACAACTCGTTCCGGCGTGGGATCGTTGGATCGGCAGTCAGTCTCAGTAGGTATGGGACGACCGCCGGCATCGTGGCGCTAATGGACATCGGCCCTGACATCACAAGCCAGTCCAGTGCTCGTTCGGCCATCTCAGCCGCGTCAGGATCGAGCAGCCCGCGCAGGACGACCGGGACATCAACCGGGCAGCCAGGAATGGACATCCACTCCACGTCCTCGCACCCTTCCAGTGCCGGATGCGGAGAAGTCTCTTGCCTCAGGTACGGGTAGGCCGCGGTCAGGGCCGCTGTCGCAGTCACCGCCGCGGCCTCATGATCCACTTTGCACACCAGAGTGTCTCCCATCCGCCTACTGGCGCCGTACCGGCGTACGTCGACTACATCGACGCCACGAGTCTATGCACGCCCAACCTTCACGGCCTTGAGAGCCAGCCCCTACTGATCGTTTCAACCCGTGCGAGCCGCCGTGGGAGACCTCGGCGTCGGGCCGCGCGCAGCCCGACGCGTACGGCGTGGGCGCTGGCTCCGCCTTCCGCGCGCATCGCTGTCGCCAGGTCGTGCGTGTACTCATCGGGCCGCCAGGCGTGGGATTCCAGATCACTGCGCAGATCGCTCAGCGCCGCCATGTCAATCCCCTCGAACAGGGCTTGTGAGAAAGCCCGGCACTTCTACGACAAGACGACGGGGACCCCTCTGGACTGCGCCGATTTCATCGCCGCACGTGGACCCAGTGCATCCGTTCCGCAGTGGGAACTTGCGGTCGACATCGAGGACCTGGACAGCTTCGTCGTAAGCACACACGATCACGGCCAGGACTCGGCCACCTGGTCCGAGAAAACCGGTCGCCGTGTTGTGCGGTTGTGGTGCGCATGCGGCACGAGCATCGCATCGGACCGCTGCGGCTTGCTGCCCGAGCCCGGATCGCCGCCTCCACGGCCCACCGCATCCTCAAGCGGCACGACCTGCCGCCCCTGGCCACGCAGGACCGGGCCACCGCAGAACCCGTCCGCCGCTACGAACGCGCCCGACCCGGCGAACTGCTCCACATCGGCGTCAAGAAGCTCGGCCGCATCCCCGACGGCGGCGGCCACAAAGTCCTCGGCCGAGCGGCCGGCCGCCAGAACCAGACCCGCACCGGGCGCGGTTACCTGTATTTGCACACCGCCCTGGACGAGCCGTTTGGGCATTGCCCACGCCCAGCTCGGGGTGTCGGGCCGGCGATCAGCCTCGCACATGCAGCCCGAAACCCGTGCGGCCCGCGGGCTCCAGTCCCTCCTTCAGGTGCAGCGAGGGGATCTCGTAGTCACCGAAGTTCTGCCGCCGGAACGCGACCGGCTCGGTCGACTCCAGAGTGAGCAGGCGCTGCACCCATGCCTTGGCGACGTCCGGGTAGTCCTCGCCGGTCATCCGGTCGGTGCCGTACAGCACGAACGGCGGCAGCACCTCGATGCCCGGGTAGTAGAGGATGCCGTGGTGGATCGGGAACAACAGATCGTCGATGGGGCCATTGATCCCGCGAGGGGCGTAATGCGACTCCGGGCCACCGGCGGTCACCGACAGCAGAGCCTTCCTGCCCGCGAGGGTGCCTTCGCCGAAGCGCTCGCCGTACTTGGTGTCGCTGTGCTCGCCGACGCCGTACGCGAAGTGGTAGGTGAACACCCGGTCCACCCAGCCTTTGAGGATCGCGGGCATCGTGTACCACCACAGCGGGAACTGGAAGATGATCGTGTCCGCCCACAGCAGCTTCTCCTGCTCGGCGAGGACGTCCGGGGTGAGCGTCCCGGCGTCGAAGGCCCGGCCCGAGTCCAGGGCGACCTTCAGCGGACTTGAGGCGTTGGGGCCATAGTCCGCAGCGTCCACGACCGCCTTCCAGTTCATCGCGTACAGATCGCTCACCCGTACCTCGTGCCCGGCGGTCTCCAATGTGGACACCGCGAGGTCCTTCAGCGAGCTGTTGAGCGACTTCGGCTCCGGGTGGGCGTAGACGATCAGCGTCTTCATGGGAACTCCTTCGGATCGGATGCCTTCGATTCTGGGCGTCGCGGCGCCCGGCATTCAGGGGCGCCTCTTCCTTCGGACGGGACTTCCTGGTATTGGCAGGGCCACCTTCACGGGCACCACCGAGGCCATACTGGAGGCATGGACGATCTTGCGGGCTTCCTGCGGACCCGGCGTTCCCGGGTCGACCCGGCGGCCGTCGGCATACCCACCGACAGACGCCGCCGGGTCGAAGGGCTGCGCCGTGAAGAGGTCGCGCACCTGTCCGGAGTCAGCGTCGACTACTACGTACGCCTGGAGCAGGGCCGCGCGACCCAGCCCTCCGAGCAGGTCCTCGACGCGCTCGCCCGCGTCCTCGGCCTCGACGAGACCGAACGCGGGCACCTTGACCGGCTCGCCCGGCAGCGCCGCCGCGCGAAGGCGCCGGGCGGGCGGGTCCGGCCGGAGCTGCTGCGCGTCCTGGACCTGGTCGCCGACGCGCCCGCGCTGATCATGGACCACCGCCTGGACGTGCTCGCCGGGAACCGCCTCGCCGGGCTCCTCTACGGGCGGCAGATGCCGGGCCTGAACACCGCCCGGCACATCTTCCTTGAGGAGGCTGAGCGCGGCCTTTACGCGGACTGGGAGAAATGCACCCTCGACGTGGTCGGGCACCTGCGCCTGGGCGCCGGCAAATACCCGGAGGACCCCCGCCTGGCCTCGCTCATCGGCGAGTTGGCGATGGGCAGCGAGCGCTTCCGCCGCCTCTGGGCCCGCGCGGACGTGCGCGCCCGCACACATGGACGCAAGGCATACCGGCACCCGCTGGTCGGACTGCTGGAACTGCACCAAGAGAACTTCGCACTACCGGACGAATCAGGGATGGAGCTGGTGGTGCTGTCCGCGGCCCCCGGCAGCCCCGCCGAGGACGGGCTGCGCCTGCTCGCGGGCCTGGGCGCGGACAGCGGTGACGCGCATCCCCCAGTGAACGCTCAGGTCCACGAGTAACCCAACGACGCCCACCCACCGCCGGGAACGCCTCAACAGTGACGGCTTTCCGATCCCCGGCCTACGTTGCGGCTGGTGACACGCTTCTGGCCGACACCCCAGCTCCCGTCTCAGGGCCGCCGCCGCGGCCCTCCAAGAGTCGCTGCAGTCGTAATCGCCTGAACCACCTTTCCCTACCAAGGCCAGGTCATCCTGGTCCTGGGATCCGGCACCGGCATCGGCCGGGCGACCGCGCGCGCGTTCCTCGAACAGGGAGCGTGCGTGGCGGTCCTCGGCCGCCGTGCGGAGCCACTGCACGAGACCGTGGCGGGCTTCGACACCAAGCATGTGCAGGTGATCGAAGCCGACGTGACGGACGCGGACGCGCTCGACGGCGCGGTGGGGGTCGTCCGACTCTTCGACCGCCTGGACGTCATCGTCGACGACGCCGGCACGAGCGAACCCAGCGGCGTCGACACCCTCAACGACACCTGGGAGCGCCTGCGCTCGGTGAACCTCGACGGGGTGATACGTCTCGCCCGCCCTACCGTTCCATGACTGCGCGCCACCCGAGGCAACTTCGTGGCGATCTCCTCCATCGCAAACTGCGGGGCGGCTGGAACCAGTTCGCCGACAACGCGACCCAGGCGGCAGTCGACGCGCTGGTGCAGAGCCTCGCCCTCGGGCTCGGGGGCCGACGGAGTACGGGTCAACGCCATCGCGCTTGCCTTCACCGTGTCCCGGCTCATCCAGGAGCGTCTGAACTACCCGATATCTCCGAGCGGTACCTCGACCGGGTCGCCCTGAACCGAGTCGCCCTGAACCGGGTCGCCCAGCCCGAGGGCATCGCCCGTGCGGTGCTCTTCCTTGCCAGTCCCCACGCCGGTTGCATCACGTGAGCCGTGAATCCGGGCATTCACGCCCGTCTTCAGAGCGAACACACCAGCTGCGCACGGAATCTCGCCGAGCGCTGGACGGAGGTGCCATGCTCGCGGCGCTGCGTCAGCGAATCCGCCGGCGTCCGCCCATGCTGGAAGTGGGACGTGGCGCCCTCGCCGGGCAAAGCAGCCCGGCTGGCAGCGACCTCACCCTCATGCCCTCCGTCTCCTGCCAGACCAGGCTCGACTCGACCTGTCGCAGCGCCGCAAACGAACAGGCACTCGTAGCACTGAAGCGGCTGGGGCGGCCGAGGTGCCCTGGCCCGGCCGCCCCTAGTCGTCGCATGACGGGGCAGTCGGGCGCGGTCAGGACGGTGCTCCACGTCAGGCGGAAGGGGCTCCGGTGAGGGTCTCCACGCGGCCGGTGTCGAGCGAGTAGTAGGTGCTGACCACGGTCAACTCGCCCTTCTTCACCAAGGGGGCGAGGGCGGCGTTGGACCGCAGATCGGCGGCGGTCCGGTTGGCGTGGGCACGGATCATCGCGTCGACCGGGTCGGCGTGCTTGACCTTGGCGACCTCCTTGTAGGCCGGGCGCAGGGCCTCGACGATCGACTGCAGGTTGCCCGGCAGGTTCTCGCCCCCCTTGAGCGCCTTGTACGCCGCCTTGATGGCCCCGCAGTTCTGATGCCCGAGCACGACTATGAGCGGGGACCCGGCGGTCAGGGGCCCGTACTCGACGGAGCCGACGACCACCGGCTCCACGACCTGTCCCCCGGTGCGTATCACGAACAGGTCGCCTATGCCGGTGTCGAAGACCAGCTCCGGCGGTACACGGGAGTCGATGCAGGAGACGATCACGCCGTACGGCTTCTGTTCGGGGGCGACAGCCGCGCGCCGGGCGGGGTCCTGGTCGGGGTGTTGCAACTTCCCGCTCACCCAACGCCTGTTGCCCTCCATCAGCCTCGCGTATGCCGTCCGGGCGGAGTCGGGTCGGCGGGCGGCGTTCGCGGAGGGGGTGGGCGACGCCGCGCCGATGCTCGCCGCCTTCGCCGTGTCGGAGCCTCCCGCCTTGGACGAACAGCCGGTGAGAACGGCCGCGGTGGCCGCCGCGAGTCCTCCTGTGAGAATGGCCCTGCGCTGTGGCCGCACAGCGTTACCCATGAGTCTGCCCCTTACGGTCCTGAGCGATATCCGCCTGGGAACTCGAGGAGCGTGCAGTGCGCCGGAACCGGCTCTCAGCTCCCTTCTCCCAGGTGGAGTTGGTGATGCCACACTGCCGGGAGACCGGTTAGGGCCCGTCCAACGTTCATGAAGCGCAGGGGAAGCGCCCATCCAAAAACACGGTGTGACCATGAAAAGCCGTTTTGGGCAGGTCGAGAAAGAACACCTCGTCGAACCGGCCGCGGCGCAGCGTCCCCGGGGTCAGCGCGCTGACGTCGTTGGCGGTGGCCACCACGAACACCGGCGCGGTCTTCTCCCGCATCCAGGTCAGCACGGTACCGAACACGCGCTGCGAGGTGCCTCCGTCGCGGCCACCGGCCCCCAGTGCCTTCTCCACCTCGTCGATCCACAACAGCGCACACAGGGAGACGGTCTCCGCCGGCCTCAGCGCCCGCCGTACGCGCTCCTCCGGCTCACCGACCAACGAGCCGAACAGCGCGCCGACGTCCAGGCGCGGCAGCGGCAGCCGCCACAGCCCGCCGATCATCTTCGCGGTGAGGCTCCTGCCGGTGCCGGGGACACCGATGAGCGCGATGCCCTTGGGGGCGGGCAGGCGGAACTCGCGGGCGGCGTCGCCGAAGGCGCGCTCGCGCAGCCGAAGCCATTCCTTGAGCACGTCCAGGCCGCCCAGGCCGTCGGGGCTCTTCTCGGCGCCGTAGAACTCCAGGGCCTCGTTCTCCGGCCATGCACGGAATCGTCCGCCCGAAGCTCCGGGACCCCTCCCAGGCGCAGGGTCGCACCATGCGGACACCCAGACCGTTCTGCGACCGGGGAGATCAGTATGAGCAACCCGACGTACGCCGCCGGGCCGGTGGTGCCGAAGCCCACACCGGCCGAGGGCAGGGCATACGACCCGCTGGCCGTCGCCCTCGGCAACGCCTCTCTGCTCGGCGTCGGCTATCTGCTGATGCGGCGGTGGAGACTCGCAGTCGCCGCCGTGGCCGTCATCGTCGTGCTGGTCTCCCGGCTGGTCTCGACCGACGAGGCGTCGTACGAGATCGCCGTGCTCGTGTGGTGGGCGGCCGTCATCATCCACGGGTGGTACCTGGCCGGCAGAGGCGCCGACCGGGTGGCGGTGCGCCGTCAGCGTCTGGTCGCGGTCGGTGTCACGCTGCCGGTGCTGCTGACCGTGGGGCTGCTGCGGTACGACGCCTCCCGGATCGGGCAGAGCGTCACCGACGCCCGCGAACGCGGCGACTGCGCACGGGTATTGAGCGCCCAGGACAAGGCGCGGTTCGGGCACCGCATCGCCGACGCGCCACTCGCCGCCCGCGGCGACGAAGCCGTACAGGCCTGCGAGCGGCTGCAGACAGCCCGGACCGAGCTCACCACCGCGCTGACCGGGGACACCGACGCCCTGGAAGACGGCTTCGGCACCCTGGCCTCGGTGCTCGCGGAGCCCGGCAACGACAAGACGGTCGAGACGACCCTGAACGGATTCCTCCGCGGCCTGCCCGCCAGGGATCCCTGCGACACCGTCACCGTCACCGACTGGCTCCGCGATCGCAAGCACAGCGACGACGTTCTGGACCGGACCTCCGACACGGTCGAACGGACCGAGCCCGCCGCACTCGTCGGATGCGGCGACGACCTCATGGCCGAGGACAGCTGGGAGGAGGCCCGCACGCATTACAACCAGCTGCTCGACCGATACCCCGACGACGGCCTCGCGGACCAGGCCCGCGAGGGCTCCAGGAAGGCCACGCTGAGCATCGAGCTGGCCAACGTCCAAGACCTGCTCGCGGGCGGGTCCGGCTCACAGCCCGAGTACTGCTCCAGCCCGGCGAAGTACAGCGGAGCCAAGCCCATGGGCAAGGGCACCAACCGCGCGCTGTTCTACGCCTACGACGAGTACAACACCGACTTCTCCAAGCAGCTCCCCGGCTCCTGGAAGGCGGGCGACGCCGCTGATGCCGCCTTGGTGGTCTGCATGGGCGAGCAGACCTACGGAAGCTCCGTCGAGACCTGCTCGTACTACAAGAGCGGGTCCTCCGGCGCCTCCGCCTACGTGACCTTCCACAAGATCGCGGTCCCGGTGAAGGTGTACGAGTTGCGCACGGGCAAGCTCGTCGCCAAGCGCACGATCCAGATCAGCGGCACGAGCTGCCCGTGGTCCATCTACACCTCCGCGAACTCGACAAGCGAGTACGTGACGGAATCCAAGTCCGATGTGCGGTCCGCGTTCAAGCCGCTGGTCGTCCGGTGAGCGGCGGGGCGGACCGTGGCTTCGACGGATGGGCGTCCTGGGTGAGGAGATGGACATGCCGACACGAGTGAAGCGCGTCGCGGCGGTGGTGGTCGTGGGCGTACTGGTCGTCGGCGGTTGTTCGTCGGACAAGGACACGGACACATTCGAGGCCAAGCCGTCACCCGGCGTCTCCAAGCCGGCTGAGCCCGCTGAGCCGGCGTCCCCGAGCCCGTCCCCGACCGGCCCGCTGCCCAAGGCCAAGGACGGCAAGGACACCGGAGCCTGCAAGGACGGGAACTGCGAAATCCTCGTCACCGAGCCGATGGACGTCGTGATCGGCAACGGGTATCTGCACGTGACCGTGAAGTACTCCACAGTCACCCTCATGCGCTTCGATTCCTCGGGATTCCTGGGCTATGTGAGCTTCGGCGACGGCGGGGAAGCCGCGTTCTCCACAGCGGGCGGCAAGGAGACCACCGTAGGCGCCACCACGGTCCACAAGGATGGCGCCGTACTGAAGTTCAGTACGAAGTAGCTCCGCAGGAGGAGAAGGAGGCTGAAACTTCCCTAGGACTGGACACCAGAAGTTCCTGGTTCACTCCCCGCGCGGACAGAGCCGCGGCCGCGCCGGGGGAAGCATCGTCAAGGCGCCACCGGAGCGGAACAGCCGTGGGCTTTCGCTGAGCGCTCAGCGAAAGCCCTGAGTGCGGCGCGTTCGTAAGCGGAACCCGGATTGCAGCGTCAGGGGAACCTCACATCAGCTCCTCCCCCATGACCGGGACGGGCGGAGGGAAACGCCTCATCGCTCAACCTCTCAACT from Streptomyces sp. DSM 40750 includes these protein-coding regions:
- a CDS encoding NAD(P)H-dependent oxidoreductase, yielding MKTLIVYAHPEPKSLNSSLKDLAVSTLETAGHEVRVSDLYAMNWKAVVDAADYGPNASSPLKVALDSGRAFDAGTLTPDVLAEQEKLLWADTIIFQFPLWWYTMPAILKGWVDRVFTYHFAYGVGEHSDTKYGERFGEGTLAGRKALLSVTAGGPESHYAPRGINGPIDDLLFPIHHGILYYPGIEVLPPFVLYGTDRMTGEDYPDVAKAWVQRLLTLESTEPVAFRRQNFGDYEIPSLHLKEGLEPAGRTGFGLHVRG
- a CDS encoding helix-turn-helix transcriptional regulator, whose product is MDDLAGFLRTRRSRVDPAAVGIPTDRRRRVEGLRREEVAHLSGVSVDYYVRLEQGRATQPSEQVLDALARVLGLDETERGHLDRLARQRRRAKAPGGRVRPELLRVLDLVADAPALIMDHRLDVLAGNRLAGLLYGRQMPGLNTARHIFLEEAERGLYADWEKCTLDVVGHLRLGAGKYPEDPRLASLIGELAMGSERFRRLWARADVRARTHGRKAYRHPLVGLLELHQENFALPDESGMELVVLSAAPGSPAEDGLRLLAGLGADSGDAHPPVNAQVHE
- a CDS encoding SDR family oxidoreductase; this encodes MVLGSGTGIGRATARAFLEQGACVAVLGRRAEPLHETVAGFDTKHVQVIEADVTDADALDGAVGVVRLFDRLDVIVDDAGTSEPSGVDTLNDTWERLRSVNLDGVIRLARPTVP
- a CDS encoding carbonic anhydrase: MGNAVRPQRRAILTGGLAAATAAVLTGCSSKAGGSDTAKAASIGAASPTPSANAARRPDSARTAYARLMEGNRRWVSGKLQHPDQDPARRAAVAPEQKPYGVIVSCIDSRVPPELVFDTGIGDLFVIRTGGQVVEPVVVGSVEYGPLTAGSPLIVVLGHQNCGAIKAAYKALKGGENLPGNLQSIVEALRPAYKEVAKVKHADPVDAMIRAHANRTAADLRSNAALAPLVKKGELTVVSTYYSLDTGRVETLTGAPSA
- a CDS encoding AAA family ATPase, with translation MSAWCDPAPGRGPGASGGRFRAWPENEALEFYGAEKSPDGLGGLDVLKEWLRLRERAFGDAAREFRLPAPKGIALIGVPGTGRSLTAKMIGGLWRLPLPRLDVGALFGSLVGEPEERVRRALRPAETVSLCALLWIDEVEKALGAGGRDGGTSQRVFGTVLTWMREKTAPVFVVATANDVSALTPGTLRRGRFDEVFFLDLPKTAFHGHTVFLDGRFPCAS
- a CDS encoding tetratricopeptide repeat protein, with the protein product MSNPTYAAGPVVPKPTPAEGRAYDPLAVALGNASLLGVGYLLMRRWRLAVAAVAVIVVLVSRLVSTDEASYEIAVLVWWAAVIIHGWYLAGRGADRVAVRRQRLVAVGVTLPVLLTVGLLRYDASRIGQSVTDARERGDCARVLSAQDKARFGHRIADAPLAARGDEAVQACERLQTARTELTTALTGDTDALEDGFGTLASVLAEPGNDKTVETTLNGFLRGLPARDPCDTVTVTDWLRDRKHSDDVLDRTSDTVERTEPAALVGCGDDLMAEDSWEEARTHYNQLLDRYPDDGLADQAREGSRKATLSIELANVQDLLAGGSGSQPEYCSSPAKYSGAKPMGKGTNRALFYAYDEYNTDFSKQLPGSWKAGDAADAALVVCMGEQTYGSSVETCSYYKSGSSGASAYVTFHKIAVPVKVYELRTGKLVAKRTIQISGTSCPWSIYTSANSTSEYVTESKSDVRSAFKPLVVR